The Rufibacter sp. DG15C region AGCCCGCGCAAGGCGCCCAAGGCCACCACCTGTACCCCATCCGAAATCTGGAACAGCGCCGCCACAATCAACAGCTTAGAGGCCAAGGCCTGCACGGCCACGTCCTTCACATAGAAAGCTGGAATCAATTCTTTGGCGAAGATGATCAACAAACCGGTGCCCGCCATGAACAAGGCGCCCATGACCATGCTGCTGTAGCCCGCCGTGTGCACCCCATGCCCGTCCCCGTACCCGCGCAGATTTCCCACCCGGATGGTAGCCGCCGCCGAGATGCCGCTGGCCATCATGTACGTCACCGAAGCCACGTTTAAGGCAATCTGATGCGCGGCCAACTGCGTGGCACCTACCCAGCCAATCATGACCGCCGAGAAACTAAATGCTCCCATTTCAAAAATCATCTGCAAAGAGATAGGAAATCCAATCTTGAGCATGGTGAGCATGTGCGCCCAAGAGAGGTGCTGTCTTTTCAAGTACTTCCGGTAAATCTCAAACCTAGGGAAAAGCATCACGTAGCCACCCATCATCACCGCCATCACCACCCTGGAGATAAGCGTGGCCCAGGCCGCCCCGTTCAAACCCAAGACTGGCATTCCCAGCTTTCCATAGATCAGAATGTAGTTTAGGACCACGTTCAACACATTCGCGAAGATAGAGATGTACATGGACTGCCGGGTGAGCGAAAGTCCTTCGGCAAACTGCTTGAACCCCTGAAACACCATCAACGGCACCATGGACAGAAACAGGATATTGACGTACGGAATGGTCAAGCGCACCACGTCCAAAGGCTGCTGCAGGTAATGGATGAGCGGGGAGAGGCCGTAAAAGATGAGGAACAGGAACACGCCAATCAAGGTGTTCAACACCAGTCCGTTCAACAAGATTAAAGCAATTCGCAAATGATTTTTACGCCCATTGGCGCGGGCAATCAAAGGCGTGATGCTGTACGAGATACCCAGGCCAAACACCAGCACAATGGTGAAAATGCTGTTGCCCAAAGAGGCAGCGGCCAATTGTTTCGTGCCGATGCGGCCGGCCATGATGCTGTCCACCACCGTCACCATGATGTGGCCCAGTTGGCTAAGAACTACCGGAAACGCTAATAAAAATGTGGCTTTGTAATGTTGCCTATAAACAGGAGAAAAAATCACGATGGCTGTAAACTGAATAGACTGCAAAACTACAGCTATTTCAGGAAGCAACCGCAGCCAATTATCTTGAGTGAGTGAGTGAGTGAGTGAGTGAGTGAGTGAGTGAGTGAGTGAGTGCCGTTTTTGGCCAGATTCCCAGAAAGCAGGCCAAAAACGAGGGCGACTTATTGCTCCAGAAAGGCCTTAAGACGAAGCAGGGCACTTTCTAAGATGTGATCCGGCAAGGCGAAGGACATGCGTACGGCGGTAGGCATGCCCATGTTGGTGCCCGGCAAAACCTCCAGACCAACCTGCTCCTTCATGGCGGCAGCCCAGGCTTCGGCGGTTTGGTAAGAAGCGGCCGGGTTGGCGGCGCGCAGGTAATTGTGTACATCCAGGGTATAGTAATAGCTCGCCTCTGGCACAAAATACTGAAGGCCAGTTATAGTTTCAAGGACCTCCTGCACGCGTGCTTTTTTAGGCTTCAATTCTTCCTTAAATGATTTCCAAATTTCCTGGCGGTGGGTCATGGCTTGGGTAGTCGCGGCTTGGTTCAAGGGAGACACGCCCGAAATGGTCTTGAGCTGCAAATCACCTGCTTTCTCTAAAATTTCAAAAGGAGCAATCAAATACCCCACGCGCCAGCCCGACATGGCAAATGATTTAGAGAACCCGTTCACTACGGCCACGCGGCCGCGCAAATGCTCAAACCGCAGAAAACTGTAAGGCGCCCTTTCATACTGCAGGCCGTCGTAAATCTCATCTGACAGCACATGAATGTTTGGGTGCGCTTCAATTAGGTCTGCTACCACGCGCAGCTCCTCAGGAGAGTAGACTTTGCCCGTCGGGTTGCCGGGGTTGGAGAGGATAACAAGCCTGGTCTTGGGCGTGATGGCTTGTTGCAGGGCTTCTACGGGCAGTGCGTACTCCGCCTCGGGATTGGCCGGGATAGAAACTAACTCGCCGCCGTTCAAACGCACTAGGTCTGGGAACGCAAACCAGTACGGCGCCAAAATGACTACCTCGTCACCGGGCTGTAACAGGCTTTGCAAATACAGATGGATGGCGTGCTTCGCCCCGTGCGTGATGAGCACCTGGCTTTCGGGCAGCGGGATGCCGTCTTCCTCTAAATACCGCTTGGCAATGGCCTGCCGCAGACTGAGGATTCCTTCATTTGGGCCGTAGTAGGTGTCATTCTGTAGGAGCGCCTCCTGCAAGCCCTCCACTGCCACCTTAGGCGTTGTAAAGTGCGAAACGCCCAAATGCATAGGAATTAAGTCCATCTATTTATTTGCTGGTTATTGATTGCTGATTGTTGAATGATGAACGAGAGCAAGTAAATCCTTCCGTTTTAAATCGATGGCAAAGTACAAGAGACCATTTACATTTCCTCCTAAAAATAAGAATCCGTTTTTGGCTTGCTTTCTGGAAAACAGGCCAAAAACGGATCTTGGGTAGCATCATTAATCAGCAACTAACAATCAACAATCAGCAATTAAACTGGCCGTAACAGAACGTTTGCGAAGCCGTGGCTAGCGTCGGTGAAGATGTCGTCAATGGCCAAGCCGCAACTTAAGGCCATTTCTTTTAGTTGCCGCAAAGAATATTTGTAAGAGTTCTCGGTGTGGATGGTCTCCCAGGCTTCAAAGCTGAAGGTTTGATTCAAAGCGCCCACTGTTACTTCCTGGGCTTGCTTACTGATGAGGTAACTACGCATGGTACCTTCCACGGGGTCATACTCGGCAAAGTGTTGGAACTGGTCCACGTCAAAATCGGCTTGCAATTCTTTGTTGATCCGGTGCAACAGGTTGAGGTTAAAAGCGGCGGTCACGCCCGCGGCATCGTCATAGGCCTGGCGTATCTTCTCCGGGTCTTTCTTAAGGTCAATGCCCAGTAAGAAACGGTCCTTTGGCTGCAGGTTTTTTCTAATCTGGCAAAGAAACTCCTGTGCGTCTTTCTGGTTGAAATTCCCAAGATTAGAACCCAAGAACAGAATGAGTTTGCGTTCACTGTGGTTCTGCTGGAGCCACTGCAGGCCCGGGAAATACTCGGCTGCCAAAGCGGTCACCGGTAACTCCGGAAAACGGAGAGACAAGTCCTCCAGCAACTCTTTCAACTGCTCCGGCGAAATGTCCAGGGGCACAAACGTGAAATCCGTTTTCTGGCACACCAATTCCTGCAGCAGAAGCTTGGTCTTGTAGGCATCTCCCGCGCCCAGATCCACCAGCTGGAACGGCTCCTGCGTCCCGAAGGCGTATAGAATCTCCTTGCGCTGCTGCTTTAAAATCTGGAACTCCAGCTTGGTCAAATAATACTCTGGCAACTTCATGATCTGCTGGAACAGCTGGCTGCCCTTGGCATCATAGAAAAACCGCGAAGAAAGGTGCTTAGGATGCTCGGCCAAACCCAGGGCAACATCCTGACCCAGCCCGGTGTCTGAAGAAACGGCTTCGGGGAGCAGGTTGATGAGCTGCGAGGTGGTGTTGGAGAAAATCTGTGTCATAGTTTTGTCTATTTCTGGGCCAGACGTATGCCGGTGAATTGCCAGCGTTTGTCGGGGTGAAAGAAATTGCGGTAGGTGATTCTTATATGGCTTTGCGGCGTGGCGCAAGACCCGCCGCGCAACACCATTTGGTTAATCATGAACTTGCCATTGTATTCGCCAATGGCGCCGGGTGCGGTTTCAAAACCCGGGTAAGGCAGGTAGGCGCTGTACGTCCATTCCCAGGCATCGCCTAAGAGTTGAACTACAAGTACATTCTCATCTGCTTGAAAGGCTTGCTGTGGTTGTAATTTTTGGGACTCCAGGAAGTTTCCAGCGGCGGGGCTTCCGGCGTGCAACTGTGCCAGAGCTTCCCACTCAAATTCGGTGAGGAGCCGGTTGCTGCTCCAATTGGCATAGGCCTGGGCCTCATAAAAACTGATGTGCGTGACGGGCGCCTGCAGGTCTAGTTTCTGTAAACCGTGCAGAGTGTACTGGAACCATTCATCGTCTTGCTTGAGCCAGTACAAAGGCGCCTCCCATTGCTGCAGCTGCACCAAATCCCAGCCTTCGCCCAGCCAGTACACAAAGTTCTGGTAGCCGCCAGCCTCTATGAATCTCAGGTACTCCTGGTTGGTCACCAGCCAGGCGCGGGCCTTGAATTCTGCCAGGTACACTTGGTGTTGGTTCAACTCATTGTCAAAGCAGAAGCCGTCACCCTGATGGCCAATCTGGTAGAGTCCGGCGGGTACGGTGACCCATTCATTTTTGGGCTGTTTTCCAGGTTTCAGGCCAAAATCAGGGTTAGATTCTGGCAGATACGCGGGCAGCATGGGGTTGCAGGAGAGAATGTATTTGATGTCGGTGACCAGGAGTTCTTGGTGCTGTTGCTCATGCTGCAGTCCCAGTTCAAATAGCGGGGTTTTGTCTTCGTTCTCAGGTAGGAAATCACTTTGCAGCAGCGTCTCCATGGCTTTGTTTACATGCCGGCGGTAGGCCAGAATATCTGCCAGGGGAGGTCTAGACAAAGTGCCCCGCTCGGCGCGGTTCACGCGGCTGCCCAGGGTGTTGTAGTAGGAGTTGAACAGAAAACCGTACTGCGGGTGAAACTCTTGGTAATTTGGCGCATGCGGTTTTAAGATGAAGGTCTCAAAAAACCACGTGGTGTGCCCCAGGTGCCATTTAGGCGGACTCACATCCACCATGGGCTGCATGACCGTATCCTCTGGCGTGAGTGGGGCGCATAGGTCTTCTGTTTGCTTTCTGATGCTCTGGAAACGGGCCAAGAGGGTGGCAGATATACCTTGATCGGGCGTAGACATGGTTTTTTAATGTTCTAGTCTTCTCTAAACTAGAATTCGCCCGAAAGGTTATACCTTCATGTTCCAAATCCGTTCCTCTGTCACATGCCCTTCGTCCTGACCCCCTTTCAGAGAGCCCTACAGTTCAAGTTTGACGCCCGCACCTCGCGCGGGGCTATGCAGACGCACCAGGCCCATTTTATACGGGTGCACCACACGGATAATCCAGCTAAGCAGGGGTGGGGAGAATGCTCGCCGCTGCCAGGTCTCAGTCCAGATTATTCCGCAGATTTTTTTGAATTGCTGCAAACGCTTTGCCAGCAGTACAATGCCCTGGAAAGTGATTCTTATGAGGATGAAAAAGGGTTTGCCTTCTGGAAGAGTCTAGAGCAGTGGCCTTCTGTGAACTTCGGGTTTGAGACGGCTTTTGTGGACTACATGCGCGGCGGCGATTTTCAGTTGTACCCCAGCGCCTTCGCCCGGTCTGAACAGGGCATCAAAATAAACGGGTTGGTGTGGATGGGCGACCCAGCGTTCATGCGGGAGCAGATTAAGAAGAAGCTGGCGCAAGGATTTACTTGTCTAAAACTAAAGATTGGTGGCTTGGACTTTGCGCAGGAGCTGAGTATTCTGGAAGAAATAAGAAGAGTTGCCAGCCCCGAAGCAATGGAGCTGCGGCTAGACGCCAATGGAGCTTTTGACCCAACTGAAGCACTTTTTAAGTTAGACCAACTGGCCAGGTTTTCCATCCATTCCATTGAACAGCCCATCAGACAAGGACAAGGGAAAGAGATGCGCGAGGTTTGCCAGCACTCGCCCATTCCTGTGGCGCTGGATGAGGAGTTGATTGGCGTGGTAGGCAAGGAGAATCGTTGGGAACTGCTAAAAGCCCTGGAGCCTGCCTACATCATCATCAAACCTACCTTGGTGGGCGGCCTTACCGCCAGCCGAGAATGGATACAGGTGGCGCAATCCATGCAAGTGGATTGGTGGATGACCTCGGCGCTGGAGTCTAACATTGGGCTCAACGCCATTGCGCAATTTGCCGCCAGCTTCCAAAACCCCTTGCCGCAAGGACTGGGCACGGGACAATTGTACCATAACAACCTGGCTTCACCATTAGAAATAAGAGGCGAGGAACTCTGGTACGCCAAAGACAAAGCATGGGAACTGCCTACCTAGAGATTTCCGGTTTTGGCCTGTTTTCCAGAAATTGGGGTAAAAACGCTAAAGCATTGCTTGCTGCATGAATTTTATAATGGCGGTTTTCGCCTAAAATTCTAGCAACTGCTGAACCACTTTGGGCACGCCCTCGGTGGCTTTTTCTTTGAGGATGGTGAGGTTTCTTCTGTGGGACACGGCGGGGGTGTTAGGATCTACCAAGTAAATGGGCGTGTCATGTGGGGCGTAGGAGAGGAGTCCGGCCGCCGGATACACTTGTAACGAAGTGCCAATCACCAGCAGGTAATCAGCAGTCATGGTTTCTTCTATGGCTTGTTCAATCAAGGGCACCGGCTCCCCGAACCAGACAATGTTGGGCCGTAACTGGGACCCTTTCTCGCAAAGGTCGCCCAGCTTCAACTCCCAGCCTTCTACCGGATAAATGAGCGATGGGTCCTGCGTACTACGGTTTTCAAAAAGCTTTCCGTGGAGGTGTAGAATATTTGTGGAGCCGGCGCGCTCGTGCAGATCATCCACGTTCTGGGTGATTATCTGCACGTCAAACTTTTCTTCCAGTTTTACCAGAGCCAAGTGGGCGGCGTTGGGTTTTACATCTAAGGCGCTTTTGCGGCGTTGGTTGTAGAAGTCCAGCACCAGCTCCGGGTTTTTGCGCCACCCTTCCGGTGAGGCCACTTCCATCACGTCATGTCCTTCCCAAAGCCCATCTGCATCCCGGAAGGTGGCCAAACCGCTTTCGGCGCTGATTCCGGCCCCGGTTAAGACTACTACCTTTTGTTTTTTTAGTGACATAAGACGCATTTTTTTAGACACATGACACAAGGTTCAAGACATAAGATTATTCTACAAGTAGAGTAAAATACGCAAATATCTACAAAAGGAAGAAGTCCGTTTTTGGCTTGTTTTCTAGAAAACAAGCCAAAAACGGACTTCAATTAAGATTCAAGTCTTGTGTCTTGAATCTTATGTCTTGCGTCTATCCTAAACTAGCTGGCTTTCTTTTTGGGAGCAGCCTTTTTAGCGGTGGTACCGGTGGCCTTTTTAGCTGATGCTTTCTTAGCTGCGGGTTTTTTGGCGGCAGTTTTCTTAGGGGCGTCGGCTTTTTCAGCGGGTTCAGCTTTTTTCTTAAAGCCGCCACGGGCTGGTTTATCTGGGGTGTTGGCCGCCAGTTCCAGGCATTGCTCTAAGGTGAGCTCGGCTGGTTCCTGTCCTTTCGGGATTTTGACGTTCTTCTTGCCCACCACAATGTATGGACCAAAGCGTCCGTTCAAGACGGTTACTTCTGGGTTTTCCGGGAAGGTCTTGATCATCTTCTCGGCGTCTGCCTTGCGCTTGGCCTCAATCAGTTCAATGGCCTCAGCCTCAGAAATTAGTAGCGGATCAATGGTTTTAGGTAATGAATAGAACTTGCTATTGTGCTGAATATAAGGCCCAAAACGTCCAATAGCAGCTTTCATATCCTTGCCTTCGTACTCACCCACCACCCTTGGCAATTTGAACAATTCCTGGGCTTGCTCCACAGTAATGGACTCCAGGAACATACCTTTTCTTAAGCTGGCGTACACGGGCTTCTCACCGGTCTCTTCGTTCTCTTCGCCCAACTGCACATATGGCCCGAAGCGACCTAACTTGGCCACCATCATCTTGCCGGAGATTGGATCCAAGCCTAGTTCACGGGCACCGCTCACGCTGGCGCGCTCAATGTCTGCACTGGCCTCAATGGTTCCATGGAAACTGGAGTAGAAGACATCTAACATCTTGTCCCATTCTTTGTTACCCATGGCAATCTGGTCAAACTCTTCCTCTACTTTAGCCGTGAAGGAATAGTCAATGATGCTGGGGAAGTGAGCCACTAAAAAGTCAGTCACCACCATGGCGATGTCTGTGGGGAAGAGTTTGGCTTTCTCGGCGCCGGC contains the following coding sequences:
- a CDS encoding MATE family efflux transporter; protein product: MQSIQFTAIVIFSPVYRQHYKATFLLAFPVVLSQLGHIMVTVVDSIMAGRIGTKQLAAASLGNSIFTIVLVFGLGISYSITPLIARANGRKNHLRIALILLNGLVLNTLIGVFLFLIFYGLSPLIHYLQQPLDVVRLTIPYVNILFLSMVPLMVFQGFKQFAEGLSLTRQSMYISIFANVLNVVLNYILIYGKLGMPVLGLNGAAWATLISRVVMAVMMGGYVMLFPRFEIYRKYLKRQHLSWAHMLTMLKIGFPISLQMIFEMGAFSFSAVMIGWVGATQLAAHQIALNVASVTYMMASGISAAATIRVGNLRGYGDGHGVHTAGYSSMVMGALFMAGTGLLIIFAKELIPAFYVKDVAVQALASKLLIVAALFQISDGVQVVALGALRGLEDVKVPSMISLFSYWLIALPVGYTLSFVFEMGAMGVWTGLLTGLSIAAVLLFFRFRKFSPA
- a CDS encoding pyridoxal phosphate-dependent aminotransferase, which produces MDLIPMHLGVSHFTTPKVAVEGLQEALLQNDTYYGPNEGILSLRQAIAKRYLEEDGIPLPESQVLITHGAKHAIHLYLQSLLQPGDEVVILAPYWFAFPDLVRLNGGELVSIPANPEAEYALPVEALQQAITPKTRLVILSNPGNPTGKVYSPEELRVVADLIEAHPNIHVLSDEIYDGLQYERAPYSFLRFEHLRGRVAVVNGFSKSFAMSGWRVGYLIAPFEILEKAGDLQLKTISGVSPLNQAATTQAMTHRQEIWKSFKEELKPKKARVQEVLETITGLQYFVPEASYYYTLDVHNYLRAANPAASYQTAEAWAAAMKEQVGLEVLPGTNMGMPTAVRMSFALPDHILESALLRLKAFLEQ
- the egtD gene encoding L-histidine N(alpha)-methyltransferase, whose protein sequence is MTQIFSNTTSQLINLLPEAVSSDTGLGQDVALGLAEHPKHLSSRFFYDAKGSQLFQQIMKLPEYYLTKLEFQILKQQRKEILYAFGTQEPFQLVDLGAGDAYKTKLLLQELVCQKTDFTFVPLDISPEQLKELLEDLSLRFPELPVTALAAEYFPGLQWLQQNHSERKLILFLGSNLGNFNQKDAQEFLCQIRKNLQPKDRFLLGIDLKKDPEKIRQAYDDAAGVTAAFNLNLLHRINKELQADFDVDQFQHFAEYDPVEGTMRSYLISKQAQEVTVGALNQTFSFEAWETIHTENSYKYSLRQLKEMALSCGLAIDDIFTDASHGFANVLLRPV
- the egtB gene encoding ergothioneine biosynthesis protein EgtB, encoding MSTPDQGISATLLARFQSIRKQTEDLCAPLTPEDTVMQPMVDVSPPKWHLGHTTWFFETFILKPHAPNYQEFHPQYGFLFNSYYNTLGSRVNRAERGTLSRPPLADILAYRRHVNKAMETLLQSDFLPENEDKTPLFELGLQHEQQHQELLVTDIKYILSCNPMLPAYLPESNPDFGLKPGKQPKNEWVTVPAGLYQIGHQGDGFCFDNELNQHQVYLAEFKARAWLVTNQEYLRFIEAGGYQNFVYWLGEGWDLVQLQQWEAPLYWLKQDDEWFQYTLHGLQKLDLQAPVTHISFYEAQAYANWSSNRLLTEFEWEALAQLHAGSPAAGNFLESQKLQPQQAFQADENVLVVQLLGDAWEWTYSAYLPYPGFETAPGAIGEYNGKFMINQMVLRGGSCATPQSHIRITYRNFFHPDKRWQFTGIRLAQK
- the menC gene encoding o-succinylbenzoate synthase → MPFVLTPFQRALQFKFDARTSRGAMQTHQAHFIRVHHTDNPAKQGWGECSPLPGLSPDYSADFFELLQTLCQQYNALESDSYEDEKGFAFWKSLEQWPSVNFGFETAFVDYMRGGDFQLYPSAFARSEQGIKINGLVWMGDPAFMREQIKKKLAQGFTCLKLKIGGLDFAQELSILEEIRRVASPEAMELRLDANGAFDPTEALFKLDQLARFSIHSIEQPIRQGQGKEMREVCQHSPIPVALDEELIGVVGKENRWELLKALEPAYIIIKPTLVGGLTASREWIQVAQSMQVDWWMTSALESNIGLNAIAQFAASFQNPLPQGLGTGQLYHNNLASPLEIRGEELWYAKDKAWELPT
- a CDS encoding NAD-dependent deacylase; translated protein: MSLKKQKVVVLTGAGISAESGLATFRDADGLWEGHDVMEVASPEGWRKNPELVLDFYNQRRKSALDVKPNAAHLALVKLEEKFDVQIITQNVDDLHERAGSTNILHLHGKLFENRSTQDPSLIYPVEGWELKLGDLCEKGSQLRPNIVWFGEPVPLIEQAIEETMTADYLLVIGTSLQVYPAAGLLSYAPHDTPIYLVDPNTPAVSHRRNLTILKEKATEGVPKVVQQLLEF